The window GGCACGCCGGCGGATTTTTTTAACAAAAAGCACACAGATGGGAAAACGGCCAATTAATTAGCTTGCGTATATTTAGCAACAAATTTTTCATTGCCGGTTGCCCCCTGAAATGGCAGGGCGCACCCCCGTGACGATGCGGAGCGACACGCCCCGCATCGGGAGAACATCAGGCTGCGCGATCGCGCGGCCGGCTGGCGTAAACATAGAACAGCACCGCCACGATGCTGCACAGCGCCATCGAGGTGACCATTGGCCAAGCGCTTTTGCCCGGCGCCATCGACAGCACCGCCCCCACCAACGCACCGATGCTGAAGCGCAACGTGCCGGCCAGGGAAGAAGCGGTGCCCGCCATATGCGGAAAATCATCCAGGATCACCGCCATGGCGTTGGAGGAGATCATCGCGATGCACCCCAGATAGACCGCAACGCCGATCACCAGCGCCCAGAATCCCAGGCCCACGGTGCTCACCGCCATCAGCCACAGCCCCATCGCCAGCTGTACCAGCAGCCCCAGCTTGAACATCTTGACCGCGCCGAAGCGCCGCACGTTGCGGCTGTTGATCAGCGTCGTCAGGAACAAGAAGACGATGTTCAGCGCAAAATAGTAACCGAAATGCTGCGGCGAAACGTGGTTCAGTTCGATGTAGACGAACGGCCCGGCGCTGAGGAACGAGAACATGCCCGCAAACGAGAAGGCGCTGGCCAACATATAACTCAGCACCCGCTTATGGCGGAACAGCGAACCGAAGTTGCCCAGCGTGGTGCGCAGGTGGAACCGTTGTCGCCGCTCTTTCGGCAACGTCTCCTTGATGAACAAGGCTACCAGCAGCGAACCGATCAGCGCCG of the Serratia marcescens subsp. marcescens ATCC 13880 genome contains:
- a CDS encoding Bcr/CflA family multidrug efflux MFS transporter, translated to MQQNRTSHLGLIFILGLLSMLMPLAIDMYLPSMPVIAAQFGVESGSVQMTLSAYMLGFAFGQLFYGPMSDSIGRKPVILWGTLIFAIAGCACAMAQSIDQLIGLRFLHGLAAAAASVVINALMRDMFTKDEFSRMMSFVILVMTIAPLLAPMIGGALLLWFSWHAIFWTMGAAALIGSLLVALFIKETLPKERRQRFHLRTTLGNFGSLFRHKRVLSYMLASAFSFAGMFSFLSAGPFVYIELNHVSPQHFGYYFALNIVFLFLTTLINSRNVRRFGAVKMFKLGLLVQLAMGLWLMAVSTVGLGFWALVIGVAVYLGCIAMISSNAMAVILDDFPHMAGTASSLAGTLRFSIGALVGAVLSMAPGKSAWPMVTSMALCSIVAVLFYVYASRPRDRAA